The Desulfatiglans sp. DNA segment CATTTTGGCCCTGTCAGGCACGCCTAATACATCCCCCATGAATGTAATTGTTTTTGCATAACCTGTGGCATTTCTGCTGTTTTCTATGCACACCACCGGGATCGTGCCAAATTTTTCCTGCACTGTTTCCGCCCGAGAAGGGTCAAGCTCTACCTCTACACCTATAAAGACAAGGTCAGGCTTTGCGGCAATATATGCCTCATAGTTCGTTTCACCCCTGCCCCAGCCTATGTTAGGGATATTGTGATATTCCTTTGGCAGGATTTTACTTGCATCCTTAGAGGGCCCCCCCACCCAGCCGCCGAGCTTTTCAGGTGCGAGCATATAGATAAATGTTGTGGGTGGCGGAGATGTGCTTAGAACCTTTTTAATGCTGATCGGGATCTTCACCTTTCGCCCGGCCATATCGGTTATTACCCTGTATTCTGTATCTTTAGCAATTTTACCCTCAGTGCCATATACTGAAGATACCAAAACAAGGCATAGGAGAATTAGAATGATATTTTTTATTTTGTTGATTTCTGTTTTCATTTTTTTCATAAAACTACCTCTCTTTTATACTGAAACCGGGTATTTTTCATGCCCTTGC contains these protein-coding regions:
- a CDS encoding ABC transporter substrate-binding protein — translated: MKKMKTEINKIKNIILILLCLVLVSSVYGTEGKIAKDTEYRVITDMAGRKVKIPISIKKVLSTSPPPTTFIYMLAPEKLGGWVGGPSKDASKILPKEYHNIPNIGWGRGETNYEAYIAAKPDLVFIGVEVELDPSRAETVQEKFGTIPVVCIENSRNATGYAKTITFMGDVLGVPDRAKMLNDYYLGVLKEVQDKVAGIPQDKRARIYYAEGNNGLSTDPSGSPHSQLIDVCGGFNVAVCSVNTGSGMTQVTMESVLMWRPDVIITTSREFKEQVYKDETWNMIPAVKKRNIHLTPSKPFNWFDRPPGVNRIVGIPWTAHVLYPDIFTDKWFREKAMQFYSLFYHYELSDEELTSILND